The proteins below are encoded in one region of Lytechinus pictus isolate F3 Inbred chromosome 11, Lp3.0, whole genome shotgun sequence:
- the LOC129271798 gene encoding uncharacterized protein K02A2.6-like: protein MHNLQDVMQDVLKKHAELFDDSSVGQLIGYKAKVYPQEENNQPKFYKAAPVSYAARKQIDKALDSLLEDRIIKPVKTADFACPIIAVPKPDGRMRICGNYKLTANIVLKVEQYPLPTLEDLLQELEGGERFTKLDLSHAYHQIELDPEARKYTTINTHRGLFEYTRLPFGIASAPAMFQRTMKSLLADIPMCKPYLDDIIISGKTDEDHLRNLEAVLSRLESNGLRLKNK from the coding sequence ATGCATAATTTGCAAGATGTTATGCAAGATGTATTAAAAAAGCATGCGGAGTTGTTTGATGATAGTTCAGTCGGACAACTGATAGGATACAAGGCCAAAGTGTATCCTCAAGAAGAGAACAATCAACCAAAGTTCTACAAAGCAGCCCCTGTTTCCTATGCTGCCAGGAAGCAGATAGACAAAGCATTAGATAGCTTGTTGGAGGACCGCATCATCAAGCCAGTGAAGACCGCAGATTTTGCATGCCCAATCATTGCAGTCCCTAAGCCAGATGGACGGATGAGAATCTGTGGTAATTACAAGCTAACTGCAAACATAGTCCTGAAGGTAGAACAGTACCCCCTGCCGACTCTGGAAGACCTCCTACAAGAACTTGAAGGTGGAGAAAGATTCACCAAGCTTGATTTAAGTCACGCCTATCATCAGATAGAATTAGATCCGGAAGCCCGCAAGTACACAACAATCAACACACATAGAGGTCTCTTTGAGTATACAAGACTACCTTTTGGGATAGCAAGCGCTCCAGCTATGTTTCAGAGGACAATGAAGAGCCTCTTGGCAGACATACCTATGTGCAAGCCATATCTCGATGACATAATTATCAGTGGCAAGACTGATGAAGATCATCTGAGAAACCTGGAAGCAGTTCTTTCAAGACTAGAAAGCAACGGTTTACGCTTGAAGAATAAATAA